A stretch of Acidimicrobiales bacterium DNA encodes these proteins:
- a CDS encoding DinB family protein, with protein MTWTERLDAVAARLHELAARDLHGLTAPDAPSGEQWEAGQVWAHLAEFGDFWLGELDKVLAGAETFGRTKADPERIAAIERDRHTPVPDLVARVDAAIGRLRARLASMTDDDWKRTSRHPTLGDMSIDDQMQHFHVGHYEEHADQLESLT; from the coding sequence GTGACCTGGACCGAACGACTCGATGCCGTCGCGGCGCGACTCCACGAACTTGCGGCGCGCGATCTCCACGGCCTCACCGCTCCCGATGCGCCGAGCGGCGAACAGTGGGAAGCCGGTCAGGTGTGGGCCCACCTCGCCGAATTCGGCGACTTCTGGCTCGGCGAGCTCGACAAAGTGCTCGCCGGCGCCGAGACGTTCGGCCGCACCAAGGCCGACCCGGAACGCATCGCGGCGATCGAGCGCGATCGACATACGCCGGTGCCCGATCTCGTCGCCCGCGTCGACGCCGCCATCGGCCGGTTGCGGGCGCGGTTGGCGTCGATGACCGACGACGACTGGAAGCGGACGAGCCGTCACCCCACGCTCGGCGACATGTCGATCGACGACCAGATGCAGCACTTCCACGTCGGGCACTACGAAGAACACGCCGATCAACTCGAGTCGCTGACGTGA
- a CDS encoding fumarylacetoacetate hydrolase family protein, translating into MPFEVGDYVDFYSSIHHATNLGRLFRPDSEPLLPNWRHLPVGYHGRAGTVVVSGTPVRRPTGLVMTEGGVVRQPSARLDIELEVGFVVGVGSAPNAPIAVDDADQHVFGVVLVNDWSARDIQAFEYQPLGPNLGKSFLTSISAWVVPLDELRPFFRPSPPQDPEPDASLRGGRDWAIDLHLEVDRNGETISRTNFVDLYWTFAQQLAHMTSNGANVRTGDLFASGTVSGAEPGTYGSLIELGAGFLEDGDTITLRGWCGDGDERVELGDVVGTVVG; encoded by the coding sequence TTGCCGTTTGAGGTCGGCGATTACGTCGACTTCTACTCGTCGATCCACCACGCCACGAACCTCGGGCGGCTGTTCCGGCCCGACAGCGAACCGCTACTGCCGAACTGGCGCCACCTCCCGGTCGGCTACCACGGCCGCGCCGGCACGGTGGTGGTGAGCGGCACACCGGTGCGCCGGCCGACGGGTCTCGTCATGACCGAAGGCGGCGTGGTCCGCCAACCGTCGGCCCGGCTCGACATCGAGCTCGAAGTCGGCTTCGTCGTCGGCGTTGGCAGCGCACCCAACGCGCCGATCGCGGTCGACGACGCCGACCAGCACGTCTTCGGCGTCGTGCTCGTGAACGATTGGAGCGCGCGCGACATCCAAGCCTTCGAGTACCAACCGCTCGGACCAAACCTCGGCAAGTCGTTCCTCACGTCGATCTCGGCGTGGGTGGTGCCTCTCGACGAGTTGCGGCCGTTCTTCCGGCCGTCACCGCCGCAGGATCCCGAGCCCGACGCCTCGCTGCGCGGCGGACGTGACTGGGCGATCGACCTGCACCTCGAAGTCGACCGCAACGGCGAGACGATCAGCCGCACGAACTTCGTTGACCTCTACTGGACCTTCGCGCAGCAGCTCGCCCACATGACGAGCAACGGCGCCAACGTGCGCACCGGGGACCTGTTCGCGTCGGGCACGGTGTCGGGCGCCGAGCCAGGCACCTACGGCTCGCTGATCGAACTCGGCGCCGGCTTCCTCGAAGACGGCGACACCATCACGCTGCGCGGCTGGTGCGGCGACGGTGACGAGCGCGTCGAACTGGGCGACGTCGTCGGTACGGTTGTGGGCTGA